In Corynebacterium ulcerans, one genomic interval encodes:
- a CDS encoding helix-turn-helix transcriptional regulator: MKKDTVMERIVNVTFAFLNAESRGHRYLTAEWIIEHVEGYKKNPETGETRSYEAAHQLFKRDRTALLRAGVPIETVATNAQTAYRLQAEEYPLKKVNFTAEEATVLALAGQMGLGDELATFSRSGWTKIAASGIDRELTATPRFHPVNDWNSLSASHFDAILEACRSNKRLRFEYLRNKASAPQWRTMDPWGIVSHRDRLYLVGFDIERQEKRVFRVTRIVSVAKPEPIASEDMFHSPEPGTNLQELVEEQLRQGQVLVNATVKVKEGHGFEFSSRGTRNHDGSYSLIDVDRDWLVRTAVALAPSALVVEPQDVISDIVSLLSSAAEEP, encoded by the coding sequence GTGAAAAAAGACACGGTCATGGAGCGGATCGTCAACGTTACTTTTGCCTTCCTTAACGCTGAAAGCCGCGGACACCGCTATCTCACAGCGGAATGGATTATCGAACATGTTGAGGGATATAAGAAAAACCCAGAGACAGGGGAGACCCGCTCCTATGAGGCAGCACACCAATTGTTCAAACGGGACCGCACGGCGTTACTACGCGCTGGTGTTCCCATTGAGACAGTAGCCACTAATGCACAGACTGCGTACCGACTCCAGGCGGAAGAATACCCACTGAAAAAAGTGAATTTTACTGCCGAAGAAGCAACGGTTCTCGCACTTGCCGGGCAGATGGGTCTAGGCGATGAACTAGCAACCTTTTCTCGTTCCGGTTGGACTAAGATCGCAGCCTCAGGCATTGATCGCGAGTTAACCGCAACACCTCGTTTCCATCCCGTAAACGACTGGAACTCTCTTTCGGCTTCTCACTTTGACGCAATATTAGAAGCCTGTCGGAGTAACAAGCGGCTTCGTTTTGAATACCTCCGCAATAAAGCATCTGCGCCACAATGGCGAACCATGGATCCCTGGGGGATTGTTTCCCACCGAGATCGCCTGTACTTAGTCGGCTTTGATATTGAGCGACAAGAAAAACGAGTTTTCCGCGTTACCCGCATTGTTTCTGTGGCAAAGCCAGAGCCCATCGCGTCCGAGGACATGTTCCATTCGCCGGAACCAGGGACAAACTTGCAAGAGCTAGTAGAAGAACAGTTAAGGCAAGGCCAAGTGCTCGTCAATGCGACGGTAAAAGTTAAAGAAGGTCACGGGTTTGAGTTCAGCTCACGCGGTACCCGTAATCACGACGGGAGCTATTCGCTTATCGACGTTGACCGGGATTGGCTGGTACGAACTGCTGTAGCCCTCGCGCCTTCAGCACTAGTCGTTGAACCCCAGGACGTCATTTCAGACATAGTTTCTTTACTTTCTTCTGCAGCAGAGGAGCCCTAA
- the tatA gene encoding Sec-independent protein translocase subunit TatA has product MSLGPTEIIIILFLIVLLFGAKKLPDAARSIGRSMRIFKSEVKEMSNDDQRAEQQQAQLMQQPYVQPQNGIVPPQTQAPVEYPTQQQQQNPQHG; this is encoded by the coding sequence ATGAGCCTTGGTCCTACCGAAATCATCATCATTTTATTCCTTATAGTTCTGCTTTTTGGCGCCAAGAAGCTTCCAGACGCTGCACGTTCGATTGGCCGTTCTATGCGTATTTTCAAGTCTGAAGTCAAGGAAATGAGCAATGATGACCAGCGTGCCGAGCAGCAGCAGGCGCAGCTGATGCAGCAGCCTTATGTTCAGCCGCAAAATGGCATCGTTCCTCCGCAGACTCAGGCTCCGGTTGAATACCCAACCCAGCAGCAACAGCAGAATCCCCAGCACGGATAA
- a CDS encoding helix-turn-helix transcriptional regulator — protein sequence MATSKSKNRRLTDLVRLLNLLPYFEAHPGRSMMEAATDLGLSPSQVQEDLSRLFCCGPGTFPDELVDLDAELRSVTVINNQGMDAPLRLTHTEAGALLLALETLEQVPGLVKRSAVLSAAEKLRKTMGEETHGIFDSTALGNDLAPEPDLETIRESMNTRTQIEFDYYNRNRDELSHRVVSASRIFTNGGETYLTAWEDSSESHRTFRVSAMRAIALTELRATPRLERAVFDESDPFNFSATSEFAKLELSAEALWLADTIPLEVEQANEKGWYEVMLPLASKEWVIQFALSNLDRVRVIAPRDLAQAVQDRAKLALSVYDPKRVTSSK from the coding sequence ATGGCTACGTCGAAAAGCAAAAATAGGCGTTTGACAGACCTTGTCCGCCTGCTTAACCTCCTGCCATATTTTGAAGCACACCCAGGTCGCTCAATGATGGAGGCAGCTACCGATCTTGGCCTTTCTCCTAGTCAGGTTCAAGAAGACCTCAGTCGGCTATTCTGCTGTGGTCCAGGAACTTTTCCAGACGAGCTTGTCGATCTAGACGCAGAGCTGCGCTCAGTTACTGTAATCAATAATCAAGGGATGGATGCTCCTCTACGGCTCACGCACACCGAAGCAGGCGCCCTTTTGCTTGCGTTGGAAACGCTAGAGCAGGTCCCAGGGCTGGTAAAGCGCTCAGCTGTACTATCAGCAGCCGAGAAATTACGGAAAACCATGGGGGAAGAGACCCATGGAATCTTTGACTCCACAGCTTTGGGGAATGATCTTGCACCCGAGCCGGATCTAGAAACGATCCGAGAATCGATGAACACTCGCACCCAAATTGAGTTCGATTATTACAACCGTAATCGCGACGAATTATCCCACCGTGTGGTGAGCGCAAGTCGCATCTTCACCAACGGAGGAGAGACGTACCTCACAGCTTGGGAAGACTCCAGTGAGTCCCACCGGACATTCCGGGTCTCAGCCATGCGCGCTATCGCACTCACCGAGCTTCGAGCTACCCCGCGATTGGAACGGGCCGTCTTTGACGAGTCAGACCCCTTCAACTTCTCTGCTACCTCAGAATTTGCCAAGCTTGAGCTCTCCGCAGAAGCTCTCTGGCTCGCAGATACCATCCCGTTAGAAGTCGAACAAGCCAACGAGAAGGGCTGGTATGAGGTGATGCTTCCGCTGGCTTCCAAGGAATGGGTTATACAATTTGCCTTAAGCAACCTTGATCGAGTGCGCGTGATAGCTCCACGTGATCTTGCTCAAGCAGTGCAGGATCGCGCCAAGCTCGCATTGAGCGTGTATGATCCAAAACGAGTAACAAGCAGCAAATAA